One window of the Salvia splendens isolate huo1 chromosome 1, SspV2, whole genome shotgun sequence genome contains the following:
- the LOC121756268 gene encoding 60S ribosomal protein L13-1-like, with amino-acid sequence MKHNNVIPNGHFKKHWQNYVKTWFNQPARKARRRNARQQKAIKIFPRPTAGPLRPVVRGQTLKYNMKVRAGRGFSLEELKAAGIPKKLAPTVGISVDHRRRNSSLEGFQTNVQRLKTFKAKLVVFPRRARKTKAGDSSPEELTTATQVTGPFLPIVSEKPSVELVKVTEGMKSFRAYDKLRLERTNARHVGVRAKRAAEAEKEEKK; translated from the exons ATGAAGCACAACAACGTTATTCCCAACGGGCACTTCAAGAAACATTGGCAAAACTATGTGAAGACATGGTTTAATCAGCCTGCACGCAAGGCCAGGAGAAGAAATG CAAGACAGCAGAAGGCAATCAAGATATTTCCAAGGCCCACCGCTGGTCCACTTCGCCCAGTTGTTCGTGGCCAGACTCTAAAGTACAACATGAAGGTCAGAGCTGGTAGGGGATTTTCTCTGGAGGAACTGAAG GCTGCAGGCATCCCAAAGAAACTTGCACCAACTGTTGGTATTTCAGTCGATCACAGGCGTCGCAACAGTTCGTTGGAAGGGTTCCAGACCAATGTCCAGAGGCTGAAAACATTCAAGGCCAAGCTCGTTGTCTTCCCAAGACGCGCTCGCAAGACTAAG GCTGGTGACTCTTCGCCTGAGGAGTTGACAACTGCCACCCAAGTGACGGGACCATTCTTGCCGATTGTAAGTGAGAAGCCATCAGTTGAGCTTGTGAAGGTCACAGAAGGCATGAAGTCATTCAGGGCATACGACAAGCTGCGCCTGGAGCGAACTAATGCACGCCACGTCGGTGTTAGAGCCAAGAGGGCAGCAGAGGCTGAGAAGGAAGAGAAGAAGTAG
- the LOC121756249 gene encoding pentatricopeptide repeat-containing protein At3g18110, chloroplastic-like yields MLNMASTGILGFITPPLSSGSRKSKMQSKDTSFTCCSTSTSTNEQETAPAFTYYRASPSVRWPHLKFTESQHDSPVKTPIPEVRDEIVDEEGGFAGADEVFDERPSRNRVKKMNKLALKRAKDWRKRVQFLTDRILELKSDEFVADVLDEKMVQMTPADFCFVVKGVGRSSWQRALEVYEWLNLRHWYAPNARMLATILSVLGKANQEGLAVEMYTRAESTVGNTVQVYNAMMGVYARNGRFLKVKELLDLMRERGCEPDLVSFNTLINARLRSGPMAPNLGIELLGEVRRSGIRPDIITYNTLISGCSRESNLEEAVKIFNDMEEHGCQPDLWTYNAMISVYGRCGLSGEAERLFKELHSKSFLPDAVTYNSLLYAFAREGNVVKVKEICQEFMEMGFVKDEMTYNTIISMYGKQGRHDLAFQTYRELQSSGRHPDAVTYTVLIDSLGKANKMGEAADVMSEMLDTGVRPTLRTYSALICGYAKAGQQAQAGETYDCMIRTGIKPDKLAYGVMLDVHMRSKNTKKAVMLYQDMVSDGYVPDLGMYEALIRVLAGESNERFIQKVVEHLEELHGLSSERISALLAKAGCYDFAAEKLRLAVMKNSTVNQENLLSILGSYSLSGRHSEAIELLNFVQENAPGSEQLIAEALVVIHCNASQLDAALDEYLKNNSVFMFEGSSAMYEYLIVSCAENERLVEVSQIYSDMRFYGIEPSEKVYQTMSLSYCKLGLPETGHHLYEQAEIKGIPLHDTSVCTALVEAYGKVKQLEKAESVVGKLRQKCKILDRKVWNSLLEAYALSGCYEKARAAFNTMMRDGPSPTVDTMNLLLQALVVDGRLDELYVVIQDLQDMGFKISKSSIILMLEAFAQSGNVFEVKKIYNGMKAAGYLPTMHLYKVMIGLLSRARQVMDVEAIVSEMEGAGFTPDLVIYNMLLKMYTQIEDYKKTVQIYQRLQERELKPDEETYSTLMLMYCRDCRPEEAALLMHEMRRLGFKPQSDTYKSLVAAFCKKMMIEQAEELFDGLKSEGNKLDRSFYHLMMKMYRTSGNHAKAENLLVTMKESGIEPTAATMHLLMTSYGSSGRPEEAEKVLNSLKATGSDLGTLSYSSVIDAYLKNGDLDVGIQKLEELRNEGLNPDHRIWTCFVRAASLCHSFGEATMLLNAIGDAGFQLPLRLLTDNSMSLLSELDCYLKNLEPVEDNAAFHFVNVLEDMLWAFERRATATWIFQLAVKRNIYHKDVFRVADKDWGADFRKLSAGAALVALTLWLDHMQDASLEGFPESPKSVVLITGNAVYNQVSLNSTLKAYLWEMGSPFLPCKTRSGILIAKAHSLRLWLKDSAFCSDLELKDTPLPPETNSMQLLEGCYIRRGLVPAFSDIRERMGEVRPRKFARLALLSDEKRDSVIRADVEGRREKLAKMGNGVMVKKMKMSRFKGKFIKRASLSETKGEAYK; encoded by the exons ATGTTAAACATGGCAAGCACCGGAATTCTGGGATTCATTACGCCGCCGTTGAGCTCTGGCAGCAGGAAATCAAAGATGCAAAGTAAAGACACCTCTTTCACCTGTTGCTCAACTTCTACCTCCACAAACGAGCAAGAAACCGCGCCAGCATTCACCTATTACAGAGCCTCGCCGTCTGTGAGGTGGCCGCACTTGAAATTCACCGAATCCCAGCACGATTCCCCCGTGAAAACGCCGATTCCCGAGGTTAGAGATGAGATTGTGGACGAGGAAGGGGGGTTTGCGGGTGCAGACGAGGTGTTCGACGAAAGGCCTAGCAGAAACAGAGTGAAGAAAATGAACAAGCTGGCGTTGAAGAGGGCCAAGGACTGGCGGAAGAGGGTTCAGTTCTTGACGGACAGGATATTGGAGCTGAAATCGGATGAGTTTGTGGCGGATGTTTTGGATGAGAAGATGGTGCAGATGACGCCGGCTGATTTCTGCTTCGTGGTGAAAGGAGTGGGGCGGTCGAGCTGGCAGAGGGCGTTGGAGGTTTACGAGTGGTTGAATCTTCGCCATTGGTATGCTCCGAATGCTAGGATGCTGGCCACGATTCTCTCCGTGCTTGGAAAAGCCAATCAAGAAGGTTTAGCTGTGGAGATGTACACCCGAGCTGAATCGACTGTGGGGAATACAGTGCAAGTTTACAATGCGATGATGGGAGTTTATGCAAGAAATGGTCGGTTTCTTAAGGTTAAGGAGCTGCTGGACTTGATGCGTGAACGAGGGTGTGAGCCGGATCTTGTTAGTTTCAACACGTTGATCAATGCGCGGCTGAGATCAGGGCCGATGGCTCCGAATTTGGGGATTGAGCTTCTTGGTGAAGTGAGGAGATCGGGGATAAGGCCGGACATCATCACGTACAACACTCTGATCAGTGGATGCTCGCGCGAATCCAATTTGGAGGAGGCTGTGAAGATCTTCAACGACATGGAGGAGCATGGATGTCAGCCGGATTTGTGGACGTACAATGCCATGATCTCAGTGTATGGGAGATGTGGGCTTTCTGGTGAGGCGGAGCGCCTCTTTAAAGAGCTCCATTCGAAGAGCTTCTTGCCCGACGCAGTGACGTACAATTCTCTACTCTACGCGTTTGCAAGAGAAGGGAATGTGGTGAAGGTGAAGGAGATATGTCAAGAATTTATGGAGATGGGGTTTGTAAAAGATGAGATGACTTACAACACCATAATCAGCATGTATGGGAAGCAAGGGAGGCACGACCTCGCCTTTCAGACTTACAGAGAGTTGCAATCCTCTGGCCGGCATCCTGATGCAGTGACGTATACTGTCCTCATCGACTCATTAGGAAAAGCAAACAAGATGGGGGAAGCGGCAGATGTCATGTCTGAGATGCTGGATACCGGTGTGAGGCCTACGCTACGAACTTACAGTGCTTTGATATGTGGCTATGCCAAAGCTGGACAGCAAGCTCAGGCTGGGGAGACGTATGATTGCATGATCCGTACTGGGATTAAGCCGGATAAGCTTGCATATGGAGTCATGCTGGATGTGCATATGAGGTCAAAGAACACAAAGAAGGCAGTAATGTTGTACCAGGATATGGTTTCTGATGGTTATGTCCCCGATCTTGGTATGTATGAAGCACTGATCCGTGTACTTGCAGGAGAGAGCAACGAAAGATTTATTCAGAAAGTAGTTGAGCATCTCGAAGAACTTCATGGCTTGAGCTCAGAGAGGATTTCTGCATTACTTGCAAAAGCAGGTTGCTATGATTTTGCTGCAGAAAAGTTAAGGCTTGCAGTTATGAAGAACTCTACAGTTAATCAGGAGAATTTGCTATCAATTTTGGGTTCATATAGTTTATCCGGGCGGCATTCTGAAGCTATAGAGCTACTAAATTTTGTGCAGGAAAATGCGCCCGGATCTGAGCAGTTGATAGCTGAGGCTTTGGTTGTTATTCATTGCAATGCTAGTCAGTTAGACGCTGCTTTAGACGAATATCTCAAAAATAACAGCGTTTTTATGTTTGAAGGGAGCTCTGCTATGTATGAATACCTAATTGTGTCGTGTGCAGAGAACGAACGCTTGGTTGAAGTTTCTCAGATATATTCCGATATGAGATTCTATGGGATTGAGCCTTCAGAGAAAGTGTATCAGACAATGTCCCTTTCTTATTGTAAGTTAGGCCTCCCTGAGACAGGTCATCATTTGTACGAGCAGGCGGAGATAAAGGGTATTCCTCTTCATGATACATCCGTTTGTACTGCTCTTGTCGAAGCTTATGGAAAAGTGAAGCAACTGGAGAAGGCCGAGAGTGTCGTTGGAAAGCTGAGGCAGAAATGCAAAATTCTGGACCGTAAGGTCTGGAACTCCTTGCTTGAAGCCTATGCTTTGAGTGGTTGTTATGAGAAAGCAAGAGCTGCTTTTAATACAATGATGAGAGACGGGCCTTCCCCAACGGTTGATACAATGAACTTATTGCTGCAGGCACTGGTTGTTGATGGGAGATTAGATGAGCTTTATGTTGTGATTCAGGATCTTCAAGATATGGGGTTCAAGATTAGTAAAAGTTCGATTATTTTGATGCTCGAGGCATTCGCCCAATCTGGAAATGTGTTTGAGGTGAAGAAGATATACAATGGAATGAAAGCTGCAGGCTATCTTCCTACTATGCATCTGTACAAGGTTATGATCGGGCTGTTGTCAAGGGCGAGACAGGTAATGGATGTCGAGGCTATAGTTTCTGAGATGGAGGGAGCAGGATTCACTCCTGATCTTGTTATATACAATATGTTACTTAAGATGTATACACAAATAGAGGATTATAAGAAGACGGTTCAAATATACCAACGACTTCAAGAACGGGAACTGAAACCGGATGAGGAAACTTACAGTACTCTAATGCTAATGTATTGTAGAGACTGTAGGCCCGAAGAAGCTGCTTTattgatgcatgaaatgagaCGGCTTGGTTTTAAACCGCAATCAGACACCTACAAGAGCTTGGTAGCAGCATTTTGTAAGAAGATGATGATTGAGCAAGCTGAAGAGCTCTTTGATGGCCTAAAATCAGAGGGGAACAAGCTAGACCGGTCATTTTATCACTTGATGATGAAAATGTACCGAACATCTGGGAACCACGCTAAAGCAGAGAATTTGTTGGTGACCATGAAAGAATCAGGAATTGAACCCACTGCTGCTACGATGCACCTGCTTATGACTTCATACGGAAGCTCAGGGCGTCCAGAGGAAGCTGAAAAAGTGCTTAATAGTTTAAAGGCTACTGGTTCGGATCTTGGCACATTATCATATAGTTCAGTGATAGATGCTTACCTCAAGAATGGTGATCTTGATGTTGGCATCCAGAAGCTTGAGGAGTTGAGAAACGAGGGCTTGAATCCGGACCACAGGATATGGACTTGTTTCGTTCGGGCAGCTAGTCTGTGCCACAGCTTCGGTGAAGCCACTATGCTACTAAATGCCATTGGAGATGCTGGTTTTCAACTGCCATTAAG GCTCTTGACGGATAATTCTATGTCGCTGCTGTCAGAGCTAGACTGCTATCTCAAGAATCTGGAACCTGTAGAGGACAATGCAGCATTTCACTTTGTCAATGTGTTGGAAGATATGCTGTGGGCTTTTGAGCGCCGCGCAACTGCCACATGGATTTTCCAACTGGCAGTTAAGAGAAACATCTATCACAAAGATGTTTTCAG GGTGGCTGACAAGGATTGGGGGGCCGACTTCAGAAAGCTATCTGCCGGTGCTGCTCTTGTTGCCCTGACATTATGGCTTGATCACATGCAG GATGCATCGTTGGAAGGCTTCCCGGAATCTCCAAAGTCCGTCGTCCTGATCACAGGAAACGCAGTGTACAACCAAGTCTCGTTGAACAGCACTCTGAAGGCATACCTCTGGGAGATGGGGTCTCCTTTCTTACCATGTAAAACAAGGAGTGGAATCCTCATTGCCAAAGCGCATTCCTTAAGGCTGTGGTTGAAAGACTCTGCGTTTTGCTCGGATCTCGAGCTGAAGGACACCCCTCTGCCCCCAGAGACTAACTCGATGCAGCTCCTCGAGGGATGCTACATCAGACGGGGGCTCGTTCCTGCATTCAGCGACATCAGGGAGAGGATGGGGGAGGTGAGACCGAGGAAGTTTGCTAGGCTTGCACTACTCTCGGACGAGAAACGGGACTCAGTTATTCGTGCTGATGTGGAAGGTAGAAGGGAGAAGTTGGCCAAGATGGGAAATGGTGTTatggtgaagaagatgaagatgagcAGGTTTAAGGGGAAGTTTATTAAAAGGGCTTCTCTCTCTGAAACAAAAGGTGAAGCATACAAGTAA
- the LOC121756276 gene encoding pentatricopeptide repeat-containing protein CRP1, chloroplastic-like — protein MLCEMCEEGEVDDAMALLSQMEALGYRPNSASYSCLIASLGDVGRTLEEDVIFQEMVISGGRPKIGLLNLMLRSCLMKGLLDLSDKVLRAIDEMGLERNRRTFEVLIEYYVSAGRLNNDTWLVLAEMKRRGYQPNSYVYSKIIEIYRDNGMWKKAMGVVAEIRAMGMVMDRRIYGSIIDTFARYSELGDAMEVFEKMQEDCIKPDIKTWNSLIQWHCKFGETDGAVRLFCRMQEQGIYPDPKIFMTIISRLGEHGKWDAIRRIFESMKGKGQQRSGAIYAVLVDIYGQYGKSQNAEDSVMALKLEGVQLDPSMFCVLANAYAQQGLCEQTVKVLQLMEAEGKEMNLIMLNVLINSFAVAGRHMEALSVYHHMRESGISPDVVTYSTLMKAFLWAKKFDQVPKIYNEMEASGCSPDRKAREMLKSALLVLEQRQS, from the exons ATGCTGTGCGAAATGTGCGAGGAAGGAGAAGTCGACGACGCCATGGCTCTGCTCTCTCAGATGGAGGCGCTGGGTTATCGCCCCAATTCGGCGTCGTATTCGTGTTTGATAGCTAGCCTCGGAGACGTTGGGAGGACGTTGGAGGAGGACGTGATATTCCAGGAAATGGTTATTTCGGGAGGTAGGCCGAAGATCGGGCTGTTGAATTTGATGCTCAGAAGCTGTTTGATGAAAGGCCTGTTAGATTTGTCCGACAAAGTTCTGCGCGCGATTGATGAAATGGGATTGGAGAGGAATCGTAGGACGTTCGAGGTCTTGATCGAATACTATGTCAGTGCAGGGCGGTTGAAC AACGATACGTGGCTGGTGCTTGCTGAGATGAAGAGGAGAGGGTACCAGCCGAATTCATATGTGTACAGTAAGATTATTGAAATTTATAGGGATAACGGGATGTGGAAGAAGGCGATGGGGGTTGTGGCGGAGATACGGGCGATGGGGATGGTGATGGATAGGAGGATATATGGTAGCATCATTGACACTTTTGCGAGATACAGTGAGTTGGGAGATGCTATGGAAGTGTTTGAGAAGATGCAAGAAGATTGCATAAAGCCGGATATAAAGACGTGGAATTCTTTGATCCAATGGCATTGTAAATTCGGAGAGACTGATGGTGCTGTGAGGTTGTTTTGTAGGATGCAGGAACAGGGGATTTATCCTGATCCTAAGATTTTCATGACGATCATATCCCGTTTGGGGGAGCATGGTAAGTGGGACGCGATAAGAAGGATTTTCGAAAGTATGAAGGGGAAAGGACAGCAGAGGAGTGGAGCCATCTACGCGGTTCTTGTTGATATATACGGGCAGTATGGGAAATCCCAAAATGCCGAGGATAGTGTAATGGCGCTGAAATTGGAAGGTGTTCAGCTTGATCCTAGCATGTTTTGTGTTCTGGCAAATGCTTATGCTCAGCAG GGATTATGCGAACAAACTGTCAAGGTACTGCAGCTCATGGAGGCAGAGGGAAAGGAAATGAACCTAATAATGCTGAACGTTTTAATCAACTCGTTTGCAGTTGCTGGACGGCATATGGAAGCGCTGTCGGTCTACCACCACATGAGAGAGAGT GGTATCAGCCCTGATGTTGTGACATATAGTACTCTAATGAAAGCCTTTTTGTGGGCCAAGAAATTTGATCAG GTCCCAAAGATATACAATGAAATGGAGGCTTCAGGATGCTCACCGGATAGAAAAGCCCGCGAAATGCTGAAATCGGCTCTGCTTGTTCTCGAACAAAGACAATCATAG
- the LOC121802374 gene encoding late embryogenesis abundant protein At5g17165-like, with the protein MAANLQRTRVLANLGKRLAGQIRSRDSVGVSQLHCRSVQASAYDKNPEENVNPTVVPDNVISPQPDEYWAPHPKTGVFGPATDENPGPGRGGEGSSDGGSVLEEKAFFRPLEDLEKPPVQP; encoded by the exons ATGGCCGCTAATTTGCAGCGCACTCGTGTACTGGCGAATTTGGGGAAAAGGTTAGCTGGCCAGATCCGCTCTCGCGATTCCGTCGGCGTTTCTCAGCTCCACTGCAG GAGTGTGCAAGCTTCAGCATACGACAAGAACCCGGAGGAGAATGTGAACCCGACTGTGGTCCCAGACAATGTGATCTCACCTCAGCCAGACGAGTACTGGGCTCCTCACCCTAAGACAGGGGTGTTCGGGCCCGCAACGGATGAGAACCCGGGACCGGGCCGCGGCGGTGAAGGTTCATCGGACGGGGGCTCGGTGTTGGAGGAGAAGGCATTCTTCCGCCCTCTCGAGGACCTGGAAAAGCCTCCCGTCCAGCCTTGA